The following proteins are encoded in a genomic region of Haemorhous mexicanus isolate bHaeMex1 chromosome 27, bHaeMex1.pri, whole genome shotgun sequence:
- the EXTL1 gene encoding exostosin-like 1 isoform X2: protein MQTRKKYIFLAFLASWLLLFLFGGDQLRRFPFFSARKAEAPRSWPRWTDRSLLKSFADPEELQRDGDPPLLSPRERRAGWLSIYRSSRCRMETCFDLSRCERNGFKVFTYPQERGQPVSETYSKILSSIERSRYHTPRPEEACLFILSIDTLDRDRLSGHYVHDVDEKIRGSPLWNGGRNHLIFNLYSGTWPSYAGELGFDTGHAILARASFDSRSFRPGFDVSIPLFPREHPQRGGDGGWLRRDSVPPKKKFLLVFKGKRYLTGIGSGTRNALHHIHNGKDIISLTTCKHGKDWEKHKDTRCDKDNVDYERFDYQELLHNSTFCIVPRGRRLGSFRFLEALQAACIPVLLSDGWELPFAEAIDWGKAAVVGSERLLLQIPSAVRCIHPERVLAFQQQTQFLWEAYFSSVDKIVHTTLEIIKDRLSPHRSRSRFLWNALPGGLLVLPDFSTHLGDFPFYYLHHGYSPSKKFTAFIRAVSQAESLSQPILRLIQAVSGSQYCAQIVVLWSCEKPPPPSGKWPQSSVPLTIIQGRRKLSDRFFPFGAIQTDAVLSLDEDTSLSTSEVDFAFSVWLSFPERIVGFPTQSHFWDAEQGRWGYTSKWTNELSIVLTAAAFYHRYYHSLFTEYLPAGLRELVDGLAACEDILMNVLVAAVTKLPPIKVTQRKQHKEGVAQRAECGDGAAGTPPAGQRSPSAPRPAPAGAEGTDGSQRFSQRQDCLNQLADWFGYMPLVPSQLRLDPVLFKDQVSVLRKKYPSLEKP from the exons ATGCAGACCAGgaagaaatacattttcctgGCTTTCCTGGCCTCTTggctcctgcttttcctcttcGGAGGGGATCAGCTGCGCcgtttccctttcttttccgCGCGGAAAGCAGAAGCCCCGAGGAGCTGGCCCCGCTGGACGGATCGGTCCCTCCTCAAAAGCTTTGCAGACCccgaggagctgcagagggatggggaccctcccctgctgtccccccggGAGCGGCGGGCAGGCTGGCTGAGCATctacaggagcagcaggtgccGGATGGAAACCTGCTTCGACCTCTCCAGGTGCGAGAGGAACGGCTTCAAAGTGTTCACCTACCCCCAGGAGCGGGGCCAGCCCGTCTCGGAGACCTACAGCAAAATCCTCAGCTCCATCGAGCGCTCGCGCTACCACACGCCCCGGCCCGAGGAAGCCTGCCTCTTCATCCTCAGCATCGACACGCTGGACCGCGACCGCCTCTCGGGCCACTACGTCCACGACGTGGACGAGAAAATCCGGGGCTCCCCGCTCTGGAACGGCGGCCGCAACCACCTCATCTTCAACCTTTACTCGGGCACCTGGCCCAGCTATGCCGGCGAGCTGGGCTTCGACACCGGCCACGCCATCCTGGCCAGAGCCAGCTTCGACAGCCGCAGCTTCCGGCCCGGCTTCGACGTCTCCATCCCTCTGTTCCCCAGGGAGCACCCGCAGCGCGGCGGGGACGGTGGGTGGCTGCGCCGGGACTCGGTGCCCCCCaagaagaaattcctgctggtgtTCAAGGGGAAGCGGTACCTGACGGGCATCGGCTCCGGCACGCGGAACGCGCTGCACCACATCCACAACGGGAAGGACATCATCTCCCTCACCACCTGCAAGCACGGCAAGGACTGGGAGAAGCACAAGGACACGCGCTGTGACAAGGACAACGTGGACTATGAGAG GTTTGActaccaggagctgctgcacaacTCCACCTTCTGCATCGTGCCCCGCGGCAGGCGCCTGGGCTCCTTCCGCTTCCTCgaggctctgcag GCCGCCTGCATCCCGGTGCTGCTGAGTgatggctgggagctgcccttcGCCGAGGCCATTGACTGGGGCAAAGCTGCTGTCGTGGGCAGCGagaggctcctgctgcag ATCCCCTCGGCCGTGCGCTGCATCCACCCCGAGCGCGTGCTGGCCTTCCAGCAGCAGACCCAGTTCCTGTGGGAAGCCTACTTCTCCTCCGTGGACAAGATCGTGCACACCACGCTGGAG ATCATCAAGGACCGGCTGTCTCCGCaccgctcccgctcccgcttCCTCTGGAACGCGCTGCCCGGGGGGCTCCTGGTCCTGCCCGACTTCTCCACCCACCTCGGGGATTTTCCCTTCTACTACCTGCACCACG GCTACAGCCCCTCCAAGAAGTTCACGGCTTTCATCCGGGCGGTCTCGCAAGCAGAgtctctgtcccagcccatccTCAGGCTCATCCAAGCCGTCTCTGGATCCCAGTactgtgcccag ATCGTGGTCCTGTGGAGCTGCGAGAAGCCGCCGCCCCCGAGCGGGAAATGGCCCCAGAGCAGCGTGCCCCTGACCATCatccagggcaggaggaag CTCAGCGACCGCTTCTTCCCGTTCGGGGCCATTCAGACGGACGCGGTGCTGAGCCTGGACGAGGACACCAGCCTCTCCACCAGCGAG GTGGACTTTGCCTTCTCGGTGTGGCTCAGCTTCCCCGAGCGCATCGTGGGCTTCCCCACGCAGAGCCACTTCTGGGACGCCGAGCAGGGCCGCTGGGGCTACACCTCCAAATGGACCAACGAGCTCTCCATCGTCCTCACCGCCGCCGCCTTCTACCACCG GTACTACCACAGCCTCTTCACCGAGTACCTGCccgcggggctgcgggagcTGGTGGACGGGCTGGCCGCCTGCGAGGACATCCTGATGAACGTCCTGGTGGCCGCTGTCACCAAGCTGCCCCCCATCAAGGTGACCCAGCGcaagcagcacaaggaggggGTGGCCCAGCGGGCGGAGTGCGGCGATGGGGCTGCGGGGACCCCCCCGGCCGGGCAGCGGAGCCCCTCGGCCCCGCGCCCTGCTCCTGCCGGGGCGGAGGGCACGGACGGCAGCCAGCGCTTCTCCCAGCGCCAGGACTGCCTCAACCAGTTGGCCGACTGGTTTGGCTACATGCCCCTGGTGCCCTCCCAGCTGCGCCTCGACCCCGTCCTCTTCAAGGACCAGGTCTCGGTCCTGCGCAAGAAATACCCGAGCCTGGAGAAGCCGTGA
- the EXTL1 gene encoding exostosin-like 1 isoform X1, translating into MQTRKKYIFLAFLASWLLLFLFGGDQLRRFPFFSARKAEAPRSWPRWTDRSLLKSFADPEELQRDGDPPLLSPRERRAGWLSIYRSSRCRMETCFDLSRCERNGFKVFTYPQERGQPVSETYSKILSSIERSRYHTPRPEEACLFILSIDTLDRDRLSGHYVHDVDEKIRGSPLWNGGRNHLIFNLYSGTWPSYAGELGFDTGHAILARASFDSRSFRPGFDVSIPLFPREHPQRGGDGGWLRRDSVPPKKKFLLVFKGKRYLTGIGSGTRNALHHIHNGKDIISLTTCKHGKDWEKHKDTRCDKDNVDYERHTCQLLTSPSNSLGPITSCRIQGRFDYQELLHNSTFCIVPRGRRLGSFRFLEALQAACIPVLLSDGWELPFAEAIDWGKAAVVGSERLLLQIPSAVRCIHPERVLAFQQQTQFLWEAYFSSVDKIVHTTLEIIKDRLSPHRSRSRFLWNALPGGLLVLPDFSTHLGDFPFYYLHHGYSPSKKFTAFIRAVSQAESLSQPILRLIQAVSGSQYCAQIVVLWSCEKPPPPSGKWPQSSVPLTIIQGRRKLSDRFFPFGAIQTDAVLSLDEDTSLSTSEVDFAFSVWLSFPERIVGFPTQSHFWDAEQGRWGYTSKWTNELSIVLTAAAFYHRYYHSLFTEYLPAGLRELVDGLAACEDILMNVLVAAVTKLPPIKVTQRKQHKEGVAQRAECGDGAAGTPPAGQRSPSAPRPAPAGAEGTDGSQRFSQRQDCLNQLADWFGYMPLVPSQLRLDPVLFKDQVSVLRKKYPSLEKP; encoded by the exons ATGCAGACCAGgaagaaatacattttcctgGCTTTCCTGGCCTCTTggctcctgcttttcctcttcGGAGGGGATCAGCTGCGCcgtttccctttcttttccgCGCGGAAAGCAGAAGCCCCGAGGAGCTGGCCCCGCTGGACGGATCGGTCCCTCCTCAAAAGCTTTGCAGACCccgaggagctgcagagggatggggaccctcccctgctgtccccccggGAGCGGCGGGCAGGCTGGCTGAGCATctacaggagcagcaggtgccGGATGGAAACCTGCTTCGACCTCTCCAGGTGCGAGAGGAACGGCTTCAAAGTGTTCACCTACCCCCAGGAGCGGGGCCAGCCCGTCTCGGAGACCTACAGCAAAATCCTCAGCTCCATCGAGCGCTCGCGCTACCACACGCCCCGGCCCGAGGAAGCCTGCCTCTTCATCCTCAGCATCGACACGCTGGACCGCGACCGCCTCTCGGGCCACTACGTCCACGACGTGGACGAGAAAATCCGGGGCTCCCCGCTCTGGAACGGCGGCCGCAACCACCTCATCTTCAACCTTTACTCGGGCACCTGGCCCAGCTATGCCGGCGAGCTGGGCTTCGACACCGGCCACGCCATCCTGGCCAGAGCCAGCTTCGACAGCCGCAGCTTCCGGCCCGGCTTCGACGTCTCCATCCCTCTGTTCCCCAGGGAGCACCCGCAGCGCGGCGGGGACGGTGGGTGGCTGCGCCGGGACTCGGTGCCCCCCaagaagaaattcctgctggtgtTCAAGGGGAAGCGGTACCTGACGGGCATCGGCTCCGGCACGCGGAACGCGCTGCACCACATCCACAACGGGAAGGACATCATCTCCCTCACCACCTGCAAGCACGGCAAGGACTGGGAGAAGCACAAGGACACGCGCTGTGACAAGGACAACGTGGACTATGAGAG GCACACGTGCCAGCTCCTCACCTCCCCATCCAACTCCTTGGGACCCATCACCAGCTGCCGAATCCAGGGCAG GTTTGActaccaggagctgctgcacaacTCCACCTTCTGCATCGTGCCCCGCGGCAGGCGCCTGGGCTCCTTCCGCTTCCTCgaggctctgcag GCCGCCTGCATCCCGGTGCTGCTGAGTgatggctgggagctgcccttcGCCGAGGCCATTGACTGGGGCAAAGCTGCTGTCGTGGGCAGCGagaggctcctgctgcag ATCCCCTCGGCCGTGCGCTGCATCCACCCCGAGCGCGTGCTGGCCTTCCAGCAGCAGACCCAGTTCCTGTGGGAAGCCTACTTCTCCTCCGTGGACAAGATCGTGCACACCACGCTGGAG ATCATCAAGGACCGGCTGTCTCCGCaccgctcccgctcccgcttCCTCTGGAACGCGCTGCCCGGGGGGCTCCTGGTCCTGCCCGACTTCTCCACCCACCTCGGGGATTTTCCCTTCTACTACCTGCACCACG GCTACAGCCCCTCCAAGAAGTTCACGGCTTTCATCCGGGCGGTCTCGCAAGCAGAgtctctgtcccagcccatccTCAGGCTCATCCAAGCCGTCTCTGGATCCCAGTactgtgcccag ATCGTGGTCCTGTGGAGCTGCGAGAAGCCGCCGCCCCCGAGCGGGAAATGGCCCCAGAGCAGCGTGCCCCTGACCATCatccagggcaggaggaag CTCAGCGACCGCTTCTTCCCGTTCGGGGCCATTCAGACGGACGCGGTGCTGAGCCTGGACGAGGACACCAGCCTCTCCACCAGCGAG GTGGACTTTGCCTTCTCGGTGTGGCTCAGCTTCCCCGAGCGCATCGTGGGCTTCCCCACGCAGAGCCACTTCTGGGACGCCGAGCAGGGCCGCTGGGGCTACACCTCCAAATGGACCAACGAGCTCTCCATCGTCCTCACCGCCGCCGCCTTCTACCACCG GTACTACCACAGCCTCTTCACCGAGTACCTGCccgcggggctgcgggagcTGGTGGACGGGCTGGCCGCCTGCGAGGACATCCTGATGAACGTCCTGGTGGCCGCTGTCACCAAGCTGCCCCCCATCAAGGTGACCCAGCGcaagcagcacaaggaggggGTGGCCCAGCGGGCGGAGTGCGGCGATGGGGCTGCGGGGACCCCCCCGGCCGGGCAGCGGAGCCCCTCGGCCCCGCGCCCTGCTCCTGCCGGGGCGGAGGGCACGGACGGCAGCCAGCGCTTCTCCCAGCGCCAGGACTGCCTCAACCAGTTGGCCGACTGGTTTGGCTACATGCCCCTGGTGCCCTCCCAGCTGCGCCTCGACCCCGTCCTCTTCAAGGACCAGGTCTCGGTCCTGCGCAAGAAATACCCGAGCCTGGAGAAGCCGTGA
- the SLC30A2 gene encoding proton-coupled zinc antiporter SLC30A2 — MAAGDEKRHLLSEGTGGCYVGAARKDGQSAAQGQEPALELGTRRGQHCHTRGTGGHPGQQQRARRKLYLAAGICLFFMVGEAVGGYLAHSLAILTDAAHLLTDFASIMISLFALWVSSRPPTKTMNFGWHRAEILGALLSVLSIWVVTGVLVYLGAQRLLSGDYDIEGGVMLITSACAVAVNIVMGLALHQTGHGHSHGAGGEQPNASVRAAFVHVLGDLLQSLGVLIASYIIFFKPEYKYVDPICTFLFSALVLGTTLTILRDVLLVLMEGTPKGMDFNAVRETLLAVRGVEAVHSLHIWALTAAQPLLSVHIAINAAASAQEVLEEASSRLQGAFRFHSTTIQVESYSEEMRDCRECQPPRD, encoded by the exons ATGGCAGCCGGCGACGAGAAGCGGCACCTGCTGAGCGAGGGCACCGGCGG GTGCTACGTGGGGGCTGCGCGGAAGGATGGACAGAGCGCGGCGCAGGGACAGGAGCCcgccctggagctggggacacggcgtggccagcactgccacacGCGGGGGACCGGCGGCCACCccgggcagcagcagcgggcacGGAGGAAGCTCTACCTGGCCGCTGGCATCTGCCTCTTCTTCATGGTGGGGGAAGCCGTGG GCGGGTACCTGGCACACAGCCTGGCCATCCTGACGGACGCTGCCCACCTGCTGACGGACTTTGCCAGCATCATGATCAGCCTCTTTGCCCTCTGGGTGTCCTCACGCCCCCCCACCAAAACCATGAACTTCGGATGGCACCGGGCAG AGATCCTGGGGGCTCTGCTCTCCGTGCTCTCCATCTGGGTGGTGACAGGGGTCCTGGTCTACCTGGGGGCCCAGCGCCTGCTCTCGGGTGACTACGACATCGAGGGCGGGGTCATGCTCATCACCTCGGCCTGCGCCGTGGCCGTCAACATCGT gatggggctggctctgcaccAGACGGGGCACGGGCACAGCCACGGGGCAGGCGGCGAGCAGCCCAACGCCAGCGTCCGCGCCGCCTTCGTGCACGTCCTGGGGGACCTGCTGCAGAGCCTCGGCGTCCTCATCGCCTCCTACATCATCTTCTTCAAG cccgaGTACAAGTACGTGGATCCCATCTGCACCTTCCTCTTCTCGGCGCTGGTGCTGGGGACAACGCTGACCATCCTGAGGGACGTTCTCCTCGTCCTCATGGAGG GGACCCCCAAAGGGATGGATTTCAACGCCGTGCGGGAGACGCTGCTGGCGGTGCGGGGCGTGGAGGCCGTGCACAGCCTGCACATCTGGGCTCTGACCGCTGCACAGCCGCTGCTCTCGGTGCACATCGCCATCA ACGCGGCTGCCAGCGcgcaggaggtgctggaggaggCCAGCTCCCGGCTGCAGGGCGCCTTCCGCTTCCACAGCACCACCATCCAGGTGGAGAGCTATTCCGAGGAGATGCGGGACTGCCGGGAATGCCAGCCCCCCCGCGACTGA